A stretch of DNA from Anopheles ziemanni chromosome 3, idAnoZiCoDA_A2_x.2, whole genome shotgun sequence:
TTCGGCAACAGGTCTCAGAATTGTGGTTGATCCGTGTTTTAATTcgttctttattttgttttttatcccTTTCATCATTTTAAGTATATTTATGCCTAACCTAAGAAACAGTGCAAGGGGAAGGAACAAACTATGGTTTCGTTATGCCAAACGTCGAGAGTTTGTATAGTTTTTTTAGGGGGTTTCGCTTGTGATCGGATGGGCGAACATGTACAAGATTTTGTTGGTTGAAATATAAATCATTTCTGATTAACTGGTTGCTTCATTAATTGTAAGTACTGGTCTTCAGATACGCAATGCTGAACTGGATGTTGCTGGTGTATAAAGTTTTGGTTTCCTGCTATATAAGATATTTTTCTTGCAATGTTCAATGTCATAAACGATTCTTTAGTAAGTTGGGTCGACGGATGACTGCAATCGAAATCTCTGTGTGTGCATTCAGTTACGTTTTGTATGCCCCAGTTCCATGAGGTAATTAGAAGTAGAATCACTCATATTACTAGCTGATAAATTCATGGAGTGATGTCCTTGGTGCCGTATaagtttcataatttttcaaaagaatGGTCGATCAACATccggttttttgttgtatgtATGAATAGTGTATTTTTTCGCATTATGTTTATTTGTAAGATTGCACGCTTTTCATTCTCACCCTGACCCTGGATGATGTGGATGGTAAAATGATTTAAGCCGACCAGCCTTTAAAGTTAGATGTGTGTCGCGTTCCGTTCAGGTTCTAGATTTCAACATACCTTTCTCTTATGGATTTCTAGATTGGACTGGAGACATTGAAAGTAATAATTTCGAAAAAACGGACATTAAAAGCAACGCATTTGATTCGCTTCAATGCGGCCGGAGATGCTCTCCTGATAGGGTTGGTTGAAGGCTAGCTTGAAGATCTTCTACGGTTTGATTTCATCCCACGGAATTAATCGTAATCATTCATGGTACACCACACCattcatttttgttattaCTTAACTACATTTTGCTATACGTAAGTGTAATGatttaaacgaaaaacaaaatgatataACGTAATGGAGTATGCCTAGACTCCATCGTCTCTTATTCTGCTTCATAAAATCCTTGCTAACGGAGTGTGTCACAGAACAACGCAGAGACATCAACAATATGTAAATAGGGTAAAGCGTTCGCTTCTTTTCTTAAACATTTACgtacgaacaaaacaacacataaTCGTAGGAAAAGGacacaagttaaaaaaaacacacacactcagaaATTCACTGCACTTGGTGCACCCGGCAGCGCATGGGAACACCTTATCGGGTCTCGGCTTAATCACGGCTTCCGCGCTATGGGTATAGTTgagatgtgtgtttgtggatgGAAAGGTGGTAAGAGGTGTAGAAAATACCCTTTAGCAAAACCCGCCCGCGCACAACTTCGGTCGTCCGTTTCGCGAGACGACGACGATCGACTAGAGGGTTGGGGGTGGTGGGATGCATTAGGCATTAGCAACAGTAAAAACACGACAGCTTTCTCACGTGAAGAGGACGCAAAACTTTCCAGCAGGAAAGTTTCGAGAGGCGTTAGAGTAGTTTGTCGTCCTGATCCGGTTGGGGATCAACGGCGACCAAGTTAAATCTGCCCGGGGGTCGCTGGTGTAGATGGCAGCTTCAACGGGACACTCCCGTTTAAACGTCTACGACCATCTTTTTGTGAATATCGGTGTTACCCACGACCGAGCAGAACTCGTCGAATGAAATCTTGCCATCCTCATCCTTGTCGGCGAACACGATCGTCTTGTCCACGATCTGCTGTAGCTGGGTGTCCTTAAGGTTGTTTCCGACCATCATTTTCAGCACCTAGAAGCATCAAacgggggtggaaaatgcgGTTTAATGCGGTGGAAAATAATCTTgctagaggaaaaaaaaaatcccacacacaagcacacaacaTCACATGAATTCCCCCAATCTCGCCAATTCTCCCGCGGTCACAAAAGACATGCACGAATATTCAAGGTGGACCAGAACgaaaaatgattatttttagCACCAGATTCGAATCCTATCCGCGCCAAGCTTGTCGTATGAGCTACTACTTCGCACCGCCGCCACGTATCGGATGATCTTCGTCACGGCTATCTAACTTTTCACACCACTCACCTGAAACAGCTCCCCGTTCGAGATGTATCCATCATTGTCCATGTCGTATATTCGGAAGGCAAACTTGAGCTTCGACAGTTTGTCGCCCTTCACGCTGAACTGCGACACACCCTGGATAAACTCCTTGAAATCGACCTCCCCGTTGCCATCCGCATCGAAGATGTCGATCACGCGCTGCACCAACGGATTCTGCTGCAGCTCCGGCAGGGACATGAACTCGTCGATGCTCAGCGCACCGGAATTGTCGAGATCGAGCTTCTTGAAACGTTTGCCCAACCGGCGGATCTCGTCCGCATCAACTGGAAGAAACGAAAGGATCCGTTAGAAACCTGCACCTTGCGGCTCCGTCTTCACGCCCGGCTGCTCCGATCGCGTACACGTCCGAGAGGTAACCTGACCCATCACcgtaagttttttttgtctctttcCCTGGAGGTGGTGGTAGAAGTGTTGTTCAAAAACGCAGCCACTAACGCCGATGCTTTCCGGTCGCTGGATAAAAGACAACTGCGTTCGCAGATCCAGCTGAGCGGATGAGCAACTTAGCAGAGCTAGCTAAGCTGGGTCGGCCCCCATCCGTTCCCATGGCAGCGCGACTTTATTATTGACGGTCACATGCCGCCCGGCAGCGGATTGCCCACACGTATTTTGAAGAGTGACAAATATCAGACAGATGTAAATAaccgagaagaaaagaaacaaaaacataacgcAGATGCGAGCTGTGTGTATGTAGAGCATCCAAGCATGCGATCGGGAAACGCTGGCGCATTGGTTGCCGGTTGTACGAATTGGCAACGCATGACATGCTCTTCCCGCCCGGGTGTTGTGATGCATATAATCTTTTTAAACAGTCCCACCACTTGCAGCATGTCGAGCGCATCTTAGACGAATGTAAAAACATCAATGATGTTAAATCAATTCTAACAAAACAACATGGCCCAACATGTCCAGATGTGTGACAAAGAACCAGTTGGAAAAATGGATACAAGCTGGAACACATCATTGTACCTTCAACTAGCTCCAAGAGGGCTCAAAACAGTTCAGATACGATAGAGAGCATGAATCTGTTAACGTGGTACAATTCCGACGCTTCATTCATAGAACACGTCGGAAAATCGATAAagctaaaaagaaaatactcgTGGTCTCAAAGAAAAAATACTATGTTGCCGCTC
This window harbors:
- the LOC131289744 gene encoding calcineurin subunit B type 2; amino-acid sequence: MGNETSLPMELCSNFDADEIRRLGKRFKKLDLDNSGALSIDEFMSLPELQQNPLVQRVIDIFDADGNGEVDFKEFIQGVSQFSVKGDKLSKLKFAFRIYDMDNDGYISNGELFQVLKMMVGNNLKDTQLQQIVDKTIVFADKDEDGKISFDEFCSVVGNTDIHKKMVVDV